The Candidatus Goldiibacteriota bacterium HGW-Goldbacteria-1 sequence TTTCCCAAAAGGAAACTATTATATTGTTGACCAGCTAAATCGTGCCGCTTTATCAATTTCGCTGAATATTGCCGAAGGCAATGGTAAGTTCACGGGTAATGATAAGAAAAACTTCTTTTTTATAGCCCGGGGTTCAACACATGAGTGTGTTCCTCTGCTGGAAATTTCAAAGCGCAAGGGATTAATATCAGAGCCGGAGTGCATGAAGCTAAGTGTACAGCTGGAAGAAATAGGAAAAATGATATCGGGTATGATTACCAGATACAGTTAATATATTTCCTGTTTTTACCCCAAGATGACAAACGTTTTTATTTATGATAATATATCTATATGTTTAATAATTACTTTTAAAAGGACAAAACAATGCTTGAAATAAAAGACCTTTGTGTTTCTATTTACGGCAATGAGGTATTAAAAGGGATTAATCTTACAATTCCCGACGGGCAGACTCATATCTTGTTCGGGCCAAACGGTTCCGGCAAGACATCCCTTCTTATGACGCTTATGGGTTATCCGCAGTATAAAATAACCAAAGGGGAGATAAAATATGACGGCGTATTGTTGAATGACCTGGCAATAGACGCAAGGGCTCGCCTTGGGATGGGGGTCTTCTTTCAGCGCCCGCCGATTATAAAAGGCATGAAGTTAAATGATGTATTAAAAGAGATAATGAAAAAAAGCGGTGTGGATATAAATATAGAAAAAGGCGCGCAGGCGCTTAAACTTACCGGCTTAATAGGGCGCGACATCAACAGCGGTTTTTCAGGCGGAGAGATAAAAAGGTCTGAATTAATGCAGCTGTTCGCGCAAAATCCGCACTTTGTAATGCTTGATGAACCGGAATCCGGCGTTGACCTTGAAAATATGGTAATGCTTGGCGGTAAAATAAGGATGCTTTTAGGGCGTGATATAAAAAAAGAAGAGCGTAAAAAAAGCGCTCTGATAATAACGCATACCGGATACATACTTGATTATGTGGACGCTGACGCGGGCTATACACTATTAAACGGAAAGATTCAGTGCAAGCATGACGCGCGCGTACTTTTTGAACATATTCAAAAACACGGTTTTACGGAGTGTGAATTATGCAGGGAGACGTAATTAAAATTGACGAAAAAGACAGGCAGAAAATTCAGGACATAGGTATTAACACGGACGAAGCCGGCAGAAGCGGCTCTTTTGTGATGGAAAATGACAAAGTTCACCACTTAAGCATAAAGCAGCAGGGGGTGGAAATGCTTGCCATTAAAGAAGCGCTTACGCGCTACCCTGAATTAAAAGAGCTTATGTGGAAACTGGTGGACAAAGATAAAGATGAATACACAAAAGCCGCGTACGAAGAGACACATTCCGGTTATTTCATAAGGGTTAAATCCGGCGTCAAAGCGTATTTTCCTTTTCAGGCGTGTTTCTTTATTAAGCAGGATAAGATGAAACAGAAAGTTCATAACCTTATTATACTGGAAGAAAATTCAGAGATTCACATCATGAACGGATGCGCCGCCGCAAGTTATCTTGCGGAAGGCAGCCATATAGGCGTGACGGAAATATATGTGGGAAAGAACGCGAAACTTATGTACACAATGATACACGACTGGGCAAAAGATGTTACGGTAAGGCCGCGCTCCGCAATTAAAGTGGAAGAAGGCGGAACATATATATCAAATTACATCGCTTTAAGGGACACCAAAATAACGCAGATGTACCCTGTGGCTTACCTTGACGGTAAAGGCGCTGTGGCAAAATTTAACACCCTCGTAATGGCGCCCGAAGGTTCTGTGTACGACCTTGGATCAAAAGTGCTTTTAAATGCACCTGACACGCGCGCGGAAATTATTAGCAGGTCTGTCAGCAAAGGCGGCACTATTATCGCAAGAGGGCACCTGCAGGCCAATTCACCCGGTGTATTCGCGCACCTTGAATGCGACGGCCTTATGTTAAAAGACGGCGGTGTTATTTCGGCAATACCGGAACTGGAAACAAAGTATGCCGATGTCAATATGTCGCACGAAGCGGCAATAGGAAAAGTGGACGAAGAGCAGATTTTATACCTTATGTCACGCGGTATTCCAAAAAATGAAGCGGTATCAGCCATTGTTTCGGGTTTTATGGATGTAAAACTGCTGGGCCTTCCCGATGCGCTGGAAGAAGAAATTAAAAAGCACCTTAAAGTCCTTGAAGAAAGCGAAGGTATTTAAATGAAGAAGTTTTTTTTATTTGTTTTAGTTCCGCTTTTTTTATTTACGGCTTACACGCCTGACCCGGAAGAACATATCAGATTCGGCGCTCCATCCGGAAGCGGCAGAATATTAAAAAAGACAGGTTATGTCCTTATGTATGGCGGCAGCAAAAAAAATCCGTTGTGGGTTTCTTATCATCTGAAAAAAGGGAATATTCCTGAAAAAGCCCTTAAAAACGGCACTTTTACGCCGGATAAAGCCCTGCCGCCGGAATTAAGGACAAAAAGGAATGACTATCCCGCAGATTTTGACAGGTGCCCTATGGCGCCCGCGGTGGATTTATCGTATTCAGAAAAGACATTTAAAGAAGCGTTTTTAATGTCCAATGTCTGCCCCATGGAACCGTGGCTTAAGCGAGGCATATGGAAAGAATTTGAAAGTAAAGTAAGGGCATATGCCAGGTCTAAAGGCGGTGCGTTTGTGATAACAGGGCCGGCATTTAATTACGCGAAAGGTAAAAAGAAAATTATTAAAAATACCGGAATATATGTCCCCACGCACTTCTATAAAGTTGTGCTTTACCAGTCGGATGACGGAGGAATGCATGCGTTTGGTTTTATTATAGAGAACCGCAAACCGGAAAAGAAAATGACAGCGTACGGGACATCTGTGGATGAAGTTGAAAAACTTACAGGTTTTGATTTCTTTGCTGAACTTCCCGCGCAGGTGCAGGCAATTATAGAAAAAGAAAAAGGGTTTCCGAAAGATTTTTTACTATAAAATTTTTGCGGCATAAATAGCAGGCCGCATAGAAAAGAGGGGTTGAAAATGCCGCACGGTGAAATTTATTCGGACAAAAGAAAGCACAACAGAATAGAGAAGAAACTTAAAGTCACATATAAAATCATGAAAGATTCCGATGTGGGTATTGAAGCTGTAGAAAAATCAAAACGGCACGTGGAATCAAGCGATATAAGCATCTGCGGCATCCAGCTTTTATGCGATGAACACTTTAAGCATGAGGATGTTTTACGGCTTGATATTTATGTGGACGGGGAAGAAAAACCGCTTGCCACATTTGCGGAAGTAAAGTGGGTCAAAAAAGATGAAAAAATTGAAAAGTTCAGGATTGGGCTTGAATTCCTTGTCTTAAAAGAAGACCATATTGATGCCATTAAAAACCTTGAAAAACGCCTTTGAAAGTATTGTGTCAGGTAAAAACGCAGTAATTTTTTTACATTTTGATTTGACAGGATATAAAATAACAAATATAATAGTAAAAGATGCAATAGGACAAACAAATTTATCCGGAGGTAATAATGGTAAACATTGACACGCTTTTAAGGATTATGTTTGAAAAAGGGGCATCGGATCTTCATCTTACGGTGGGAGCTCCTCCAATGTTAAGGATAGACGGGGAAATGATAGCGTCAGAATTTGAAAAATTAAGGCCGGATGACTGCCAGCATGTTATATACAGTATTCTAACCGACGAACAGAAAGAAAAGTTTGAAAGGGAAAATGAACTTGACCTATCGTTCGGTGTTGAAGGCATAGGCCGCGTCAGGATGAACGTTTATAAACAGAGGGGCGCGGTGGGAGCCGCGTTAAGACGGATTCCCATGCACATTTTAAGTTTTGAAGAATTGGGCCTGCCGGCTGCGGTTCAGGAAATAGCAAAATTCCCAAAAGGGCTTGTTCTTGTAACCGGGCCTACGGGTTCAGGAAAGTCCACGACACTGGCTTCCATGATAGACTGGATAAATTCCCACAAAGCAGGCCATATTATTACGATAGAAGACCCGATAGAATTTATTCATACGCATAAAAGCTGTATAGTAAACCAGAGAGAAGTGGGCACGGACACAAGGAAATTTTCCGATGCTTTAAAATATGTTTTAAGGCAGGACCCCGACGTAATACTTGTAGGTGAAATGAGGGACCTTGAAACAATAGAAGCCGCGCTTACCATTGCGGAAACGGGGCATATGGTTTACGGCACGCTGCACACGCCTGATGCGGTGCAGGCTATAAACAGGATGATAGACGTATTCCCGGCGCATCAGCAGTCACAGGTAAGGGCGCAGATTTCTTTTGTGCTTCAGGCCGTGGTATGCCAGCAGCTGCTTCCAAAGTCGTACTCTTCCGGAAGGGCGCTGTGCGCGGAAATATTAATTACCAACGCCGCAATAAGAAACTTAATCAGGGAAGAAAAAATCCATCAGATATACTCTATAATGCAGACCGGCTCCGAATACGGAATGAGAACCATGAACCAGTCTCTGGCAGAACTTTACAGCAAACAGCTTGTTACATACAATGAAATATTTGCAAGGACAACTGACCCTAAAGACCTGCAAAGGCTTGTGCAGGGCGGGGGCGGCGGCGGCAAGAGCACCGCATATTAATGCAGCCGGGAGCGAGATAAATGGCAACATATTCTTATAAGGCAAAGACTCCGGACGGAAGGGTAATTGACGGAGTCATTGAAGCGGAAAACGATGAACAGTTAAGCGCCAAGATGAGGTCGCAAAAGCTGGTTGTTGTATCTTTTACAAAACAAAGCGGCGGGCTGATGTCCCTTTTTAAAATGGGGCCCAGGGTATCTACAAGCACTATCGCTATTTTCTCCAGGCAGTTTGCCACAATGATAACAGCAGGATTACCCGTGCTTCAGGCGTTAAATATACAGGTGGAACAGATGGAAGATAAGGTTTTTAAGGACGTGCTTACAAAAGTCAGGGATGACATCGGCGGCGGCGCCAACCTTTCAGACGCCATGTCGAAATTCCCGGGGGTATTTAATACTCTTTACTGCAGTATGATTAAAGCCGGTGAATTATCCGGATCTCTTGA is a genomic window containing:
- a CDS encoding four helix bundle protein, translating into MHVYQKAVDFAEQISNLTDHFPKGNYYIVDQLNRAALSISLNIAEGNGKFTGNDKKNFFFIARGSTHECVPLLEISKRKGLISEPECMKLSVQLEEIGKMISGMITRYS
- a CDS encoding ABC transporter ATP-binding protein — protein: MLEIKDLCVSIYGNEVLKGINLTIPDGQTHILFGPNGSGKTSLLMTLMGYPQYKITKGEIKYDGVLLNDLAIDARARLGMGVFFQRPPIIKGMKLNDVLKEIMKKSGVDINIEKGAQALKLTGLIGRDINSGFSGGEIKRSELMQLFAQNPHFVMLDEPESGVDLENMVMLGGKIRMLLGRDIKKEERKKSALIITHTGYILDYVDADAGYTLLNGKIQCKHDARVLFEHIQKHGFTECELCRET
- a CDS encoding type IV pili twitching motility protein PilT, which codes for MVNIDTLLRIMFEKGASDLHLTVGAPPMLRIDGEMIASEFEKLRPDDCQHVIYSILTDEQKEKFERENELDLSFGVEGIGRVRMNVYKQRGAVGAALRRIPMHILSFEELGLPAAVQEIAKFPKGLVLVTGPTGSGKSTTLASMIDWINSHKAGHIITIEDPIEFIHTHKSCIVNQREVGTDTRKFSDALKYVLRQDPDVILVGEMRDLETIEAALTIAETGHMVYGTLHTPDAVQAINRMIDVFPAHQQSQVRAQISFVLQAVVCQQLLPKSYSSGRALCAEILITNAAIRNLIREEKIHQIYSIMQTGSEYGMRTMNQSLAELYSKQLVTYNEIFARTTDPKDLQRLVQGGGGGGKSTAY